One part of the Plasmodium berghei ANKA genome assembly, chromosome: 2 genome encodes these proteins:
- a CDS encoding proteasome subunit beta type-3, putative, which yields MGSIFNYNGGCVLGMTGSQCVAIACDLRLGSNSFTTVSTNFTKIFKINDHIYVGLSGLATDIQSLYELLRYRVNLYQIRQETDMNIDCFSNMLSNILYSNRFSPYFVNPIVVGFKVNTHIDENGNKTNVYEPYLNAYDLIGAKCETSDFVVNGVSNEQLYGMCESMYIKDQDENGLFETVSQCLLSALDRDCLSGWGAEVYVLTPDKIIKKKLKARMD from the exons atg ggatctatatttaattataatggTGGTTGCGTTCTAGGAATGACTGGATCACAATGTGTTGCAATTGCATGTGATCTTCGCCTTGGGTCAAATAGTTTTACAACAGTTAGTACGAACTTtacaaaaatttttaaaataaatgatcatatatatgtaggATTATCAGGTTTAGCAACAGATATACAATCATTATATGAGTTGTTAAGATATCGAGttaatttatatcaaataCGCCAAGAAACAGATATGAATATAGATTGTTTTTCTAATATGTTATcaaacattttatattcaaataGATTTTCAccatattttgtaaatccAATTGTGGTTGGATTTAAAGTAAATACACATATAGATGAAAACggaaataaaacaaatgtaTATGAACCTTATTTAAATGCATATGATTTAATTGGTGCCAAATGTGAAACTAGCGATTTTGTTGTTAATGGTGTATCCAACGAGCAATTATATGGAATGTGCGAATCGATGTACATAAAGGACCAA GATGAAAATGGACTATTTGAAACGGTTTCCCAGTGCTTACTAAGTGCACTAGATCGTGATTGTTTATCTGGATGGGGTGCTGAAGTTTATGTATT aACTCcagataaaataataaaaaaaaaacttaaaGCAAGAATGGATTaa